One Danio aesculapii chromosome 13, fDanAes4.1, whole genome shotgun sequence DNA window includes the following coding sequences:
- the calhm2.1 gene encoding calcium homeostasis modulator protein 2.1: MAALISENFKFVSLFFKSKDVMIFNGLIALGTVASQTAYNIFAFNCPCAPKKNYMYGMAAIGVPALAFFVIGLILNRSTWDLVSECHTRGCRKLTLTAASVLMGSIMGRAIVAPITWSVISLLRGEAYVCAFSEFVDPSTLDNFPITTKTAEIMAQFPCKDVPDPYTIYIKVIERQLQYESQLLGWLLVGIVSLSVFLLLCLKSCCSTLGYHQEAYWTQYRSNERAIFQRTAEIHAKYHAAECVKNFFGFVALENEEKEVLATCNGIKSVIPRLEWNRVTGVCLYREVENTPLYSRLNKWDMYSKDFGDC, encoded by the exons ATGGCTGCTCTCATATCAGAAAACTTCAAATTTGTTTCACTCTTCTTCAAGAGTAAGGATGTCATGATCTTCAACGGTCTGATTGCATTAGGGACGGTGGCCAGTCAGACAGCAtacaacatttttgcatttaactGCCCATGTGCGCCGAAGAAGAATTACATGTACGGCATGGCAGCCATCGGTGTACCAGCCCTGGCTTTCTTCGTCATTGGGTTGATACTCAATCGAAGTACCTGGGACTTGGTGTCTGAATGTCACACCAGAGGATGCCGGAAATTAACGCTGACTGCTGCTTCTGTTCTGATGGGATCCATCATGGGCAGAGCCATTGTTGCCCCCATCACTTGGTCTGTTATTTCTCTCCTGAGAGGGGAGGCGTATGTGTGTGCTTTCAGTGAGTTTGTAGACCCCTCTACATTGGATAATTTCCCTATAACTACAAAGACTGCAGAAATCATGGCCCAGTTTCCATGTAAGGATGTACCTGATCCTTATACTATTTACATTAAAGTGATTGAACGCCAGCTACAATATGAATCCCAG cTGTTGGGATGGTTGCTGGTTGGAATTGTTTCGCTTTCTGTCTTTCTGCTCCTCTGTCTAAAAAGCTGCTGCTCTACGCTTGGCTATCACCAGGAGGCATACTGGACTCAATATCGTTCCAACGAACGAGCTATTTTCCAGCGTACAGCTGAAATACATGCTAAATACCATGCAGCTGAATGTGTCAAGAACTTCTTTGGCTTTGTGGCTTTGGAAAATGAGGAGAAGGAGGTTCTTGCAACTTGTAATGGCATCAAGAGCGTCATTCCCAGACTGGAGTGGAACCGCGTCACAGGTGTTTGCTTGTACAGAGAGGTCGAAAATACTCCCTTGTACAGTCGCTTAAACAAATGGGACATGTATTCAAAAGATTTTGGGGACTGTTAA
- the LOC130239297 gene encoding calcium homeostasis modulator protein 2 yields MSVFIAEYFKCIAIYIKNKDATILNTVIGLGTVAGQTAYNILAFNCPCSPQKNYLYGLAAIGVPALAFFVIGVMMNQNTWDVVSECRTRRCRKLSPTAAFVLLGSIVGRAIAAPITWTVISLLRGEAYVCAFSEFLNFSSLVNFTSASPGPEIMARFPCNSTPVLFINYTGVVQRQLKYESQLLGWLLVGLISLSVFLVLCLKTCFSPLGYHQEAYWSEYCSSERALFQRTAEVHAKYHAAENVKSFFGFVALESQEKQFFADCKGIKSVIPRLEWNRVTGVYLYREVDDAPLYSRLSKWAMYTNEHDC; encoded by the exons ATGTCTGTGTTTATAGCAGAATACTTCAAATGTATTGCAATTTACATCAAGAATAAGGATGCAACGATCTTGAACACCGTCATAGGTTTAGGAACAGTGGCTGGTCAGACAGCATACAACATCTTAGCTTTTAACTGTCCATGTTCACCACAGAAGAATTACCTGTACGGTCTGGCAGCCATCGGTGTACCAGCCCTAGCTTTCTTCGTCATTGGAGTAATGATGAATCAAAACACCTGGGACGTTGTGTCAGAGTGCCGCACAAGAAGATGCAGGAAATTATCGCCGACTGCTGCGTTTGTTCTGTTGGGATCCATCGTGGGCAGAGCAATTGCTGCCCCCATCACATGGACTGTGATTTCGCTTCTAAGAGGGGAGGCGTATGTGTGTGCTTTCAGCGAGTTCCTGAACTTCTCATCCTTGGTCAATTTCACTTCAGCTTCTCCTGGTCCTGAGATCATGGCCCGGTTTCCATGTAACAGTACGCCTGTTTTGTTCATAAACTACACAGGAGTTGTTCAACGCCAGCTGAAGTATGAATCTCAG CTGTTGGGATGGTTGCTAGTGGGACTCATCTCGCTCTCTGTCTTTCTGGTTCTCTGCTTGAAAACTTGCTTCTCTCCTCTTGGCTATCATCAGGAGGCGTACTGGTCTGAATACTGCTCCAGCGAACGAGCTCTTTTCCAGCGTACAGCTGAAGTACATGCTAAATACCATGCAGCTGAAAATGTCAAGAGTTTCTTTGGGTTTGTGGCCCTGGAAAGTCAGGAGAAGCAGTTTTTTGCAGATTGCAAAGGCATCAAGAGCGTCATTCCCAGACTGGAGTGGAACCGCGTCACGGGTGTTTATTTGTACAGAGAGGTCGATGACGCTCCCTTGTACAGTCGCTTAAGCAAATGGGCCATGTACACAAATGAGCATGACTGTTAA
- the calhm1a gene encoding calcium homeostasis modulator protein 1, producing MDKFRIMVQFLQANQESFMNGICGIMALASAQMYSSFEFTCPCLPDYNYAYGIGILIVPPIWFFLLGYVMNNNISVLTEEWKRPVGKRSKDPAVLRYMFSSMTQRALIAPAVWIAVTLMDGKSFLCAFSPTADLSEFLNESYQSLSQKELLKIQAKIPCKDIFEEHEIISREAATRYIRCLSQACGWTFLMVITLVAFLVRAIRPCFTQAAFLKTKYWSHYIDTERKLFDETCKEHAKSFAKVCIQQYFESISGEIVPQLPQPPGKKGKGNKDDDGEKQKSDEERLLGIRKEGDMNKVLWNWHTCKPALLLNKRTEEMNGHAHLDTHSLTDERHTKKKAVVYYSKV from the exons ATGGATAAGTTTCGGATAATGGTCCAGTTTTTGCAAGCCAACCAAGAGTCCTTCATGAATGGCATCTGTGGCATCATGGCTCTGGCAAGTGCTCAGATGTATTCCTCATTTGAGTTTACATGCCCTTGCCTTCCAGACTACAATTATGCCTATGGGATAGGCATTCTCATCGTTCCGCCAATATGGTTCTTCTTACTTGGATATGTAATGAACAATAACATATCAGTGTTAACTGAAGAATGGAAGAGACCCGTTGGAAAGCGCAGCAAAGATCCGGCGGTTTTGCGCTATATGTTCAGCTCTATGACGCAGCGCGCTCTCATCGCTCCGGCTGTATGGATAGCCGTGACTTTAATGGACGGCAAGAGCTTTTTGTGCGCCTTCAGCCCCACGGCGGATTTATCCGAGTTCCTCAACGAGAGCTATCAAAGCTTATCCCAAAAAGAGCTTCTGAAAATACAAGCAAAGATTCCATGTAAAGACATATTTGAGGAGCATGAGATTATTTCCAGAGAAGCGGCCACTAGGTATATTCGCTGTTTGTCACAG GCATGCGGGTGGACTTTTTTGATGGTTATAACACTCGTAGCCTTTTTGGTAAGGGCAATAAGACCTTGTTTTACCCAAGCTGCTTTTCTTAAAACCAAATACTGGTCGCATTACATTGACACAGAGCGCAAACTATTCGACGAAACGTGCAAAGAGCACGCCAAGAGCTTCGCCAAGGTCTGCATACAGCAATACTTCGAGAGCATCAGTGGAGAAATTGTTCCACAGCTTCCACAGCCCCCTGGAAAGAAAGGGAAAGGTAATAAAGATGACGATGGAGAAAAACAGAAGAGTGACGAGGAGAGGCTTCTTGGGATCCGAAAAGAAGGCGACATGAACAAAGTGCTCTGGAACTGGCATACATGTAAACCTGCACTGCTGCTGAATAAACGCACTGAAGAAATGAATGGACATGCACACTTAGATACCCACAGTCTCACTGATGAGCGCCATACCAAAAAAAAAGCTGTGGTGTATTATTCCAAAGTCTGA
- the calhm3 gene encoding calcium homeostasis modulator protein 3 produces MDRLKLVLQYFQSNSESISNGICIILSLISVKLYTSFDFNCPCLPQYNKMYAMGVMFVPPIILLLLGVLVNRHTGVLMEEWVRPLGKRAKNPAVVKFLLSSMMQRALLAPMVWILMTLLDGKCFICAFSMNVDPKYFTGIPNSTGLELVKIMAKVPCKEDVIFRNSSFRKAVSRYVRCYSQAIGWSILLFFIFLGAVARVIKPCFNHATFLQTRYWSNYLDMEQKLFDETCVLHARDFARKSVLQFFENMRENVTVRMPVSSAPRHSTVQNEFGEEEEERLHGITRQDQVDHLLQTWYECKPELDVTKMAYKPKVCITWEDHSGRPLFSDV; encoded by the exons ATGGATCGTTTAAAGTTGGTACTGCAATATTTCCAGTCAAATTCTGAGTCGATCTCCAATGGTATCTGTATAATACTGTCACTGATAAGCGTCAAGCTATACACAAGTTTTGATTTCAACTGCCCCTGTTTACCGCAATATAACAAGATGTATGCAATGGGGGTCATGTTCGTCCCTCCAATTATACTGCTTCTTTTGGGAGTGTTAGTCAATCGACATACAGGGGTGCTGATGGAAGAGTGGGTCAGACCTCTTGGCAAGAGGGCAAAAAATCCAGCGGTAGTAAA ATTTCTGCTGTCATCAATGATGCAACGGGCCCTTCTGGCACCCATGGTTTGGATTCTGATGACACTGCTAGATGGAAAATGCTTTATATGTGCATTTAGCATGAATGTAGACCCCAAATATTTCACAGGAATACCCAACAGCACCGGCCTGGAACTGGTCAAGATCATGGCTAAGGTGCCATGCAAAGAAGATGTTATCTTCAGAAACAGCAGTTTTAGAAAAGCTGTCTCACGCTATGTGCGTTGTTACTCTCAG GCAATAGGCTGGTCAATCCTCCTCTTCTTCATTTTTTTGGGTGCAGTGGCTCGCGTCATCAAGCCTTGCTTCAATCACGCAACTTTTCTCCAGACACGTTACTGGAGCAATTACTTGGACATGGAACAGAAACTTTTCGATGAGACCTGTGTCCTTCATGCGAGAGATTTCGCCAGAAAAAGTGTGCTGCAGTTCTTTGAGAACATGCGAGAGAATGTGACTGTGAGAATGCCCGTCTCCAGTGCACCCAGACACAGCACAGTGCAAAATGAATTTGGAGAGGAAGAAGAAGAGCGTTTGCATGGTATAACCAGACAAGATCAGGTGGATCATTTGCTGCAAACATGGTACGAATGCAAACCAGAACTCGACGTGACCAAGATGGCCTATAAACCCAAAGTATGTATCACTTGGGAAGACCACAGTGGAAGGCCATTATTCTCTGATGTGTGA
- the itprip gene encoding inositol 1,4,5-trisphosphate receptor-interacting protein, whose protein sequence is MQGAIARVCMVVVAAILNHPLLFPNENTTVPEQDEDLLARMKEHQAKLEAEQKRLEQEISQTEKAVIGDLDGYGWYFWSALCLVIFFTIEVCRQDIIPAEVPDPAEDEDGDCSTGYLSAKTITLDRDVLNNFCKTRFHPYVNESGRVREFIEGFADDLLEALRSICDQESDLEVEDFVGIGSMFESWRVSKPPTCDLIVPFSPPQPFRFQFELWCDPSTEIPLDLQGCGRIQLIKPGGNGTDCLCGSTDLGDDMLCLLHNRNECEILEDNALPELLCARDTAFLSKGQIMRWFQISVSKAWGQISHKYDFELAFRNLDFPGALKVKFRSGKTVVLNLTPAVQFENTDAYLLSHFPSDTSNSSDTHWQLSLSVYEKNLLKHLAKSLPTNSCHIHCLQIVSFLHKKQTTLTGRSALSSYHIKTALLHLLLSKRPAMWQPQNLDSRLRDLLSFLQQSLEEKRLYHAVVGNPHIPVEILVPKIIRTAEPINLFRPLVLQRHVYAKMEEHFEEMVRNTSVLVQEYTSHFSNGHVRHEFSSAEQI, encoded by the coding sequence ATGCAAGGTGCGATTGCACGAGTTTGCATGGTGGTAGTAGCGGCAATCCTCAACCACCCGCTTCTTTTCCCCAACGAGAACACCACCGTCCCCGAGCAAGATGAAGACCTTTTGGCCCGGATGAAAGAGCACCAGGCGAAACTGGAGGCTGAACAGAAGCGCCTGGAGCAGGAGATCTCACAGACTGAAAAAGCTGTGATTGGTGATCTGGACGGTTATGGCTGGTACTTTTGGAGTGCCCTCTGCCTTGTCATTTTCTTCACAATCGAGGTTTGCAGGCAGGATATAATCCCTGCTGAAGTTCCAGACCCTGCAGAAGATGAAGATGGAGATTGCAGTACCGGTTATCTCAGTGCTAAGACTATCACATTAGATCGAGATGTCCTAAATAACTTCTGCAAGACCCGCTTCCATCCTTACGTCAATGAAAGTGGAAGAGTGCGGGAATTTATCGAGGGTTTTGCTGATGATTTGCTGGAGGCACTGAGAAGTATTTGTGACCAAGAATCTGACTTGGAAGTTGAGGACTTTGTTGGGATAGGGAGTATGTTCGAATCCTGGAGGGTCTCTAAACCTCCTACATGTGACCTTATTGTGCCTTTTTCTCCTCCCCAACCATTCAGGTTTCAGTTTGAACTCTGGTGCGACCCTTCCACTGAAATCCCACTTGACCTGCAGGGATGTGGAAGGATTCAACTCATTAAACCCGGTGGAAATGGCACGGATTGTCTTTGTGGCTCTACCGATCTTGGTGATGATATGCTGTGTTTGCTTCACAATAGAAATGAGTGTGAAATACTTGAGGACAATGCTTTGCCGGAGCTCCTCTGTGCAAGGGACACTGCGTTTTTGTCGAAAGGTCAGATCATGAGATGGTTCCAGATTTCCGTAAGCAAAGCTTGGGGCCAGATCTCTCATAAGTACGACTTTGAGCTGGCATTTCGAAACCTGGACTTTCCTGGAGCTCTGAAAGTCAAATTTCGATCCGGAAAGACAGTCGTTCTTAATCTTACCCCTGCTGTTCAGTTTGAGAACACGGACGCTTACCTCCTCTCCCATTTCCCATCTGACACTAGCAACTCCTCAGACACTCATTGGCAACTCTCACTAAGTGTTTATGAGAAGAATCTGCTTAAACACCTGGCGAAAAGCCTTCCTACAAATTCCTGCCACATTCATTGCCTTCAAATAGTTTCTTTTTTGCACAAAAAGCAGACCACTTTGACGGGGAGAAGTGCCTTAAGTAGTTATCATATAAAAACGGCGCTGTTGCATTTGTTGTTGAGTAAACGTCCTGCAATGTGGCAGCCTCAGAATCTTGATAGCCGATTACGAGATCTGCTCAGCTTCCTTCAACAAAGCCTGGAAGAAAAGAGACTTTATCATGCCGTTGTCGGGAACCCTCACATCCCGGTTGAAATTCTTGTTCCCAAAATAATCCGTACCGCAGAGCCGATAAACTTGTTTAGGCCTCTTGTGTTACAAAGACACGTATATGCCAAAATGGAGGAGCATTTTGAGGAGATGGTCAGAAATACATCTGTGCTTGTTCAGGAATATACATCTCATTTTTCGAACGGTCATGTGAGGCATGAATTCAGCTCAGCGGAGCAAATTTAG